A section of the Rhizophagus irregularis chromosome 16, complete sequence genome encodes:
- a CDS encoding uncharacterized protein (SECRETED:cutsite_ASS-QN; SECRETED:prob_0.6912); SECRETED:SignalP(1-23) — protein sequence MFNSKMLITFVCLLSICCFFASSQNVLSSSQNISSSQTTSLQDISTQDISFIYEEPINGLKLYNTYSYSLDGSLIIWMAFEDKDPACMLPYLHLRLMDKTGKIEYMDFNYTLPVEAICPINMDILSLTDNHVMIVYVKSNNGVKGKYGIIINYRNESINEIYLGNANGFVERSIVPYKGFISIEKPDKEGIAAWHWFSNPDIITGEVVGHKNGEFHAPNLLSYTLVDSLNFLLIDGGFGFIYILKYNEAKGSDPNLQYWRVYVSFLREGTDSPTIPYLVYQTTKRLNNITINSCTVTYNAEGYVCIMALNNTVINKKNSKSRTEINYYQLRFLSTGALEQLNRISNPTNSNTDIDFEILYYGGFLMEHIHSTMDFYLLDDNGNYTQLWESFGPEFFHFNTFHINNTIVGIKNQNNNKLEFLLKSIPRLNNRSTEYGCPVIETTKPAINEVVDPLIKEIMIKYTIPVKLSTANVSIFQQSDDPSKPDLLRQTFSGDHKLCTVGSDNYTVHIPIFESTFSQPNSSYYVLVDNNFVISQERDEPLIGIIKKNIWTFSTEPLNTPVQHSNSVTGLLRLNEEGSLKFLQTNHSVFFKSMIREFSKTIPVTEQRISTSGIWKYDTTSPKKILLTFKINEAKDDHIIEPNSQTIFEILRTLIKQKRFTALSSNEYTSLIDESAPFIMTRNYFEEYRSLIIIFIVGLVVLIILYILARLKNPEAKNSVIFDTWFIIQDFAVDLAFVLLKVNNTPHLKIPTMIFFILPIVINILFAINIFVSEMATNPLFSKWIKESLALSSMCTLFSAIDIQILSTLSSDLFGLKIFSIPLTQRSKKIMLWGSIINIFIEDVPQIIIQGLYYNSVITYDLIPSLAIASGGLVILNKLILRSYHALIRWNHRRDKIEEYNKNRRLSAASIRSIRSNVGN from the exons ATGTTCAATTCAAAGATGTTGATCACCTTTGTCTGTTTATTATCCATCTGTTGCTTTTTTGCTTCATCTCAAAACGTACTATCTTCTTctcaaaatatttcatcatCTCAAACTACATCCCTTCAAGATATATCAACCCAagatatatcatttatttatgaagaacCAATTAATgggttaaaattatataatacttactCCTATAGTTTAGATGGTTCTTTGATAATTTGGATGGCCTTTGAAGATAAAGATCCAGCATGCATGTTACCTTATTTACATTTACGATTGATGGATAAAACAGGAAAAATAGAATATATGGATTTTAATTACACTCTTCCTGTGGAAGCAATTTGTCCCATTAATATGGATATTTTATCCTTAACTGATAATCATGTAATGATAGTTTATGTTAAATCAAACAATGGTGTTAAGGGAAAATATggcataataattaattacaggAATGAGTCTATAAA tGAAATATATTTAGGAAATGCTAATGGATTTGTTGAACGTAGCATAGTACCATATAAAGGGTTTATTAGTATTGAAAAACCAGATAAAGAAGGAATAGCAGCATGGCATTGGTTTAGCAATCC AGATATTATAACAGGAGAAGTAGTGGGACATAAAAATGGTGAATTTCATGCACCAAATCTATTATCATATACCTTAGTtgatagtttaaattttttattaatagatggAGGGTttggttttatatatattttaaaatataatgaagcaAAAGGATCAGATCCAAATCTTCAATACTGGAGAGTATATGTATCTTTTCTAAGAGAAGGTACAGATTCCCCCACAATACCTTATCTGGTTTACCAAACCActaaaagattaaataatataacaattaattCATGTACTGTGACTTATAATGCCGAAGGATATGTATGTATTATGGCATTAAATAATACAGTCATAAATAAGAAGAATAGTAAATCCCGGACTGAGATAAATTACTATCAGTTGAGATTTTTATCAACTGGGGCCTTAGAACAATTAAATAGAATTTCTAATCCAACAAATAGTAATACGGACattgattttgaaattttatattatggagGATTTCTTATGGAGCATATTCACAGTACAATGgatttttatcttttagaTGATAATGGTAATTATACGCAATTATGGGAATCTTTTGGACCAGAGTTCTTtcattttaatacatttcatataaataatactattgTTGGAATAAAGAATCAGAATAACAATAAACTagagtttttattaaaatctatacCAAGATTAAATAATCGAA GTACTGAATATGGTTGTCCTGTAATTGAAACAACAAAGCCAGCTATTAATGAAGTTGTTGATCCTttgattaaagaaataatgatCAAATATACCATTCCAGTAAAGTTATCTACTGCGAATGTTTCAATATTTCAACAAAGTGATGATCCCAGTAAACCAGATCTATTAAGACAAACATTTTCGGGAGATCATAAACTATGTACTGTTGGAAGTGACAACTATACAGTGCATATCCCAATTTTCGAAAGTACATTTAGTCAACCAAACTCCTCCTATTATGTGTTggttgataataattttgtcatCTCTCAAGAGAGAGATGAACCTTTAATAggaattatcaaaaagaatatttgGACATTTTCAACAG aacCACTTAATACGCCAGTACAACATTCAAATTCAGTTACTGGATTACTTCGGTTAAATGAAGAAGGAAGTTTGAAATTTCTCCAAACAAATCATTCAGTATTTTTTAAGAGTATGATTCGAGAATTTTCTAAAACAATTCCAGTAACTGAACAGAGGATATCGACAAGTGGTATATGGAAATATGACACTACTtctccaaaaaaaatattattaacatttaaaataaatgaagcTAAAGATGATCATATAATTGAACCAAACTCCCAaacaatatttgaaattttaagaacCTTGATCAAACAAAAAAGGTTTACTGCACTTTCATCTAATGAATATACATCTTTAATTGATGAAAGTGCACCATTTATAATGACCC gaaattattttgaagaatATCGTTcattgattataatatttatagtaggtttagttgtattaataatattatatattttggcTCGTCTAAAAAATCCTGAGGCAAAAAACTCTGTAATATTTGATACCTGGTTTATAATACAAGATTTTGCTGTGGATTTAgcatttgtattattaaaagttaataatacaCCACATTTAAAAATCCCAAC tatgatattctttattttacctattgtaataaatattttatttgccataaatatttttgtatctGAAATGGCAACAAATCCTTTGTTCTCTAAATGGATTAAAGAGTCTCTGGCATTATCATCAATGTGCACATTATTTTCAGCCattgatatacaaatattaagcACTTTATCATCGGATTTATTTGgccttaaaatattttcgatTCCTTTGACtcaaagatcaaaaaaaataatgctttGGGGTAGTATCATAAACATCTTTATTGAAGATGTACCTCAAATCATTATCCAAGGGCTATATTACAATAGTGTGATAACATATGATCTTATTCCATCACTTGCGATTGCATCTGGTGGattagttatattaaataaattaattttaagatcATATCATGCGTTGATAAGATGGAATCATCGACGCGataaaattgaagaatataataaaaatcgaCGTTTATCCGCCGCTTCCATAAGATCCATAAGGTCAAATGTTGGGAATTAA